A stretch of Lutra lutra chromosome 9, mLutLut1.2, whole genome shotgun sequence DNA encodes these proteins:
- the TSHZ2 gene encoding teashirt homolog 2 isoform X1, with protein sequence MPRRKQQAPKRAAGYAQEEQLKEEEEIKEEEEEEEDSRSVAQFQGSNDPGTDEELETGPEQKGCFSYQNSPGSHLSNQDAENESLLSDASDQVSDAKSVCGRDASDQKAGVHPKLPNESHNCMDKMTAVYANILSDSYWSGLGLGFKLSSGERRSCDTRNGSSKTDFDWHQDALSKSLQQNLPSRSVGKPSLFSSVQLYRQSSKMCGTVFTGASRFRCRQCSAAYDTLVELTVHMNETGHYQDDNRKKDKLRPASYSKPRKRAFQDMDKEDAQKVLKCMFCGDSFDSLQDLSVHMIKTKHYQKVPLKEPVPTISSKMVTPAKKRVFDVNRPCSPDSTTGSLADPFSSQKPAGLQLSSNNRYGYQNGASYTWQFEACKSQILKCMECGSSHDTLQQLTTHMMVTGHFLKVTSSASKKGKQLVLDPLAVEKMQSLSDTPSSDSLAPKPSGNSASEGAAPTPELKKEGKKEKPEESNKDEKGMKREEYDDPLQKPLDPTVKYQYLREEDLEDGSKGGGDILKSLENTVTTAINKAQNGAPSWSAYPSIHAAYQLSEGAKPALPLGSQVLQIRPNLPNKLRPIAPKWKVMPLVSVPANLAPYTQVKKEPDDKEEAAKECGKESPQEEASPFSHSDGDAFAKNETPSESKKAEPCLLKEEARLGEEGGEPEKRAPLEPAPSLSNGCALPPRAPALPCINPLSALQSVLNNHLGKATEPLRSPSCSSPSSSTISMFHKSALSVMDKPGLSPAPTRPASVSRRYLFESNDQPIDLTKSKSKKAESSQAQSCTSPPQKHALSDIADMVKVLPKATTPKPAASSRGPPVKLEMDVRRFEDVSSEVSTLHKRKGRQSNWNPQHLLILQAQFASSLFQTSEGKYLLSDLGPQERMQISKFTGLSMTTISHWLANVKYQLRKTGGTKFLKNMDKGHPIFYCSDCASQFRTPSTYISHLESHLGFQMKDMTRVAVEQQSKAEPEISRVSSAQRSPETIAGEEDTDSKFKCKLCCRTFVSKHAVKLHLSKTHSKSPEHHSQFVTDVDEE encoded by the coding sequence GCTACGCCCAGGAGGAAcagctgaaggaagaggaggaaataaaagaagaagaggaggaagaggaggacagcCGTTCGGTAGCTCAGTTTCAGGGCAGCAATGACCCAGGGACAGACGAGGAGCTAGAAACGGGCCCAGAGCAGAAGGGCTGCTTCAGCTACCAGAACTCTCCCGGGAGCCACTTGTCCAACCAGGATGCAGAGAACGAGTCTCTACTGAGCGATGCCAGCGATCAGGTGTCGGACGCCAAGAGCGTCTGCGGTCGGGATGCCTCGGACCAGAAAGCCGGCGTGCACCCCAAGCTGCCCAACGAAAGCCACAACTGCATGGATAAAATGACCGCCGTCTACGCCAACATCCTGTCGGATTCCTACTGGTCGGGCCTGGGCCTTGGCTTCAAGCTGTCCAGCGGCGAGCGGCGCAGTTGCGACACCCGCAATGGCAGCAGCAAGACGGATTTCGACTGGCACCAGGACGCGCTGTCCAAGAGCCTCCAGCAGAACTTGCCATCCCGGTCGGTGGGGAAGCCCAGCCTGTTCAGCTCCGTGCAGCTGTACCGCCAGAGCAGCAAGATGTGCGGGACGGTGTTCACCGGGGCCAGCCGGTTCCGCTGCCGACAGTGCAGCGCCGCCTACGACACGCTGGTCGAGCTGACCGTGCACATGAACGAGACGGGCCACTACCAAGATGACAACCGCAAGAAGGACAAGCTGCGCCCTGCCAGCTACTCAAAGCCCCGGAAGCGGGCTTTCCAGGATATGGACAAGGAGGACGCCCAGAAGGTTCTCAAGTGCATGTTTTGTGGCGACTCGTTCGATTCCCTCCAAGACCTGAGCGTCcacatgataaaaacaaaacattaccaAAAAGTGCCTTTGAAGGAGCCAGTCCCAACCATTTCCTCGAAAATGGTCACTCCAGCCAAGAAACGCGTCTTCGACGTCAACCGGCCGTGTTCCCCTGATTCGACCACGGGCTCGCTGGCGGACCCGTTCTCCTCCCAGAAGCCTGCCGGCCTGCAGCTCTCCTCCAACAACCGCTACGGCTACCAGAACGGCGCCAGCTACACGTGGCAGTTCGAGGCCTGCAAGTCCCAGATCCTCAAGTGCATGGAGTGCGGGAGCTCACACGACACCCTGCAGCAGCTCACCACCCACATGATGGTCACCGGCCACTTCCTCAAGGTCACCAGCTCGGCCTCCAAGAAGGGCAAGCAGCTGGTGCTGGACCCCCTGGCCGTGGAGAAGATGCAGTCGCTGTCCGACACCCCGAGCAGTGACTCGCTCGCTCCCAAGCCTTCGGGTAACTCTGCTTCCGAGGGGGCAGCCCCAACCCCCGAGCTGAAGAAAGAGGGCAAGAAGGAGAAACCGGAGGAGAGCAATAAGGATGAGAAAGGCATGAAACGGGAGGAGTATGACGATCCCCTGCAAAAGCCTTTAGACCCCACCGTGAAATATCAGTATCTGAGGGAGGAGGACCTGGAGGACGGCTCCAAGGGCGGAGGGGACATTCTGAAGTCACTGGAAAATACCGTCACCACAGCCATCAACAAGGCCCAGAACGGGGCTCCCAGCTGGAGCGCGTACCCCAGCATCCACGCAGCCTACCAGCTGTCTGAGGGCGCCAAGCCTGCTCTGCCCCTGGGATCCCAGGTCCTGCAGATCCGGCCTAACCTCCCCAACAAGCTGAGGCCCATTGCCCCCAAGTGGAAAGTGATGCCGCTGGTCTCCGTGCCCGCCAACCTGGCCCCATACACCCAAGTGAAGAAGGAGCCGGACGACAAAGAGGAAGCCGCCAAGGAGTGCGGGAAAGAGAGCCCCCAGGAGGAGGCGTCGCCTTTCAGCCACAGCGATGGGGACGCTTTCGCCAAAAACGAAACCCCGTCGGAATCCAAGAAGGCCGAGCCTTGCCTGCTGAAggaggaggccaggctgggggaggagggcggcGAGCCGGAGAAACGCGCGCCCCTGGAGCCCGCGCCCTCTCTCAGCAACGGGTGCGCGCTGCCCCCGCGGGCGCCGGCCCTGCCGTGCATCAACCCGCTCAGCGCCCTGCAGTCCGTCCTCAACAACCACCTGGGCAAGGCCACGGAACCCCTGCGCTCCCCTTCCTGCTCCAGCCCGAGCTCAAGCACAATTTCGATGTTCCACAAGTCGGCTCTCAGCGTCATGGACAAGCCGGGCCTGAGTCCCGCCCCCACGCGGCCGGCCAGCGTGTCCAGGCGCTACCTGTTCGAGAGCAACGATCAGCCCATCGACCTGACCAAGTCCAAGAGCAAGAAAGCCGAGTCCTCGCAAGCACAATCCTGCACGTCCCCCCCTCAGAAGCACGCTCTGTCTGACATCGCCGACATGGTCAAGGTCCTCCCCAAGGCCACCACGCCCAAGCCCGCCGCTTCCTCGCGCGGGCCCCCCGTGAAGCTGGAAATGGACGTCCGGCGCTTCGAGGACGTCTCCAGCGAGGTGTCCACGTTGCATAAGAGGAAAGGCCGGCAGTCCAACTGGAACCCTCAGCATCTCCTGATTCTGCAGGCGCAGTTCGCCTCCAGCCTCTTCCAGACGTCCGAGGGCAAGTACCTGCTCTCCGACCTGGGCCCTCAGGAGCGCATGCAGATCTCCAAGTTCACCGGGCTCTCCATGACCACCATCAGCCACTGGCTGGCCAACGTCAAGTACCAGCTGAGGAAAACAGGAGGGACAAAGTTTCTGAAAAACATGGACAAGGGACACCCTATCTTTTATTGCAGTGACTGTGCCTCCCAGTTCAGAACGCCTTCTACCTACATCAGTCACTTAGAGTCGCACCTGGGTTTCCAAATGAAGGACATGACCCGCGTGGCCGTGGAACAGCAAAGCAAGGCGGAACCAGAGATCTCCCGGGTGTCGTCGGCTCAGAGGTCTCCGGAAACCATAGCTGGCGAAGAGGACACAGACTCTAAATTCAAGTGTAAGTTGTGCTGTCGGACATTTGTGAGCAAACACGCGGTAAAACTCCACCTAAGCAAAACGCACAGCAAGTCACCCGAGCACCATTCACAGTTTGTAACGGACGTGGATGAAGAGTAG
- the TSHZ2 gene encoding teashirt homolog 2 isoform X2, producing MPRRKQQAPKRAAGYAQEEQLKEEEEIKEEEEEEEDSRSVAQFQGSNDPGTDEELETGPEQKGCFSYQNSPGSHLSNQDAENESLLSDASDQVSDAKSVCGRDASDQKAGVHPKLPNESHNCMDKMTAVYANILSDSYWSGLGLGFKLSSGERRSCDTRNGSSKTDFDWHQDALSKSLQQNLPSRSVGKPSLFSSVQLYRQSSKMCGTVFTGASRFRCRQCSAAYDTLVELTVHMNETGHYQDDNRKKDKLRPASYSKPRKRAFQDMDKEDAQKVLKCMFCGDSFDSLQDLSVHMIKTKHYQKVPLKEPVPTISSKMVTPAKKRVFDVNRPCSPDSTTGSLADPFSSQKPAGLQLSSNNRYGYQNGASYTWQFEACKSQILKCMECGSSHDTLQQLTTHMMVTGHFLKVTSSASKKGKQLVLDPLAVEKMQSLSDTPSSDSLAPKPSGNSASEGAAPTPELKKEGKKEKPEESNKDEKGMKREEYDDPLQKPLDPTVKYQYLREEDLEDGSKGGGDILKSLENTVTTAINKAQNGAPSWSAYPSIHAAYQLSEGAKPALPLGSQVLQIRPNLPNKLRPIAPKWKVMPLVSVPANLAPYTQVKKEPDDKEEAAKECGKESPQEEASPFSHSDGDAFAKNETPSESKKAEPCLLKEEARLGEEGGEPEKRAPLEPAPSLSNGCALPPRAPALPCINPLSALQSVLNNHLGKATEPLRSPSCSSPSSSTISMFHKSALSVMDKPGLSPAPTRPASVSRRYLFESNDQPIDLTKSKSKKAESSQAQSCTSPPQKHALSDIADMVKVLPKATTPKPAASSRGPPVKLEMDVRRFEDVSSEVSTLHKRKGRQSNWNPQHLLILQAQFASSLFQTSEGKYLLSDLGPQERMQISKFTGLSMTTISHWLANVKYQLRKTGGTKFLKNMDKGHPIFYCSDCASQFRTPSTYISHLESHLGFQMKDMTRVAVEQQSKAEPEISRVSSAQRSPETIAGEEDTDSKFK from the coding sequence GCTACGCCCAGGAGGAAcagctgaaggaagaggaggaaataaaagaagaagaggaggaagaggaggacagcCGTTCGGTAGCTCAGTTTCAGGGCAGCAATGACCCAGGGACAGACGAGGAGCTAGAAACGGGCCCAGAGCAGAAGGGCTGCTTCAGCTACCAGAACTCTCCCGGGAGCCACTTGTCCAACCAGGATGCAGAGAACGAGTCTCTACTGAGCGATGCCAGCGATCAGGTGTCGGACGCCAAGAGCGTCTGCGGTCGGGATGCCTCGGACCAGAAAGCCGGCGTGCACCCCAAGCTGCCCAACGAAAGCCACAACTGCATGGATAAAATGACCGCCGTCTACGCCAACATCCTGTCGGATTCCTACTGGTCGGGCCTGGGCCTTGGCTTCAAGCTGTCCAGCGGCGAGCGGCGCAGTTGCGACACCCGCAATGGCAGCAGCAAGACGGATTTCGACTGGCACCAGGACGCGCTGTCCAAGAGCCTCCAGCAGAACTTGCCATCCCGGTCGGTGGGGAAGCCCAGCCTGTTCAGCTCCGTGCAGCTGTACCGCCAGAGCAGCAAGATGTGCGGGACGGTGTTCACCGGGGCCAGCCGGTTCCGCTGCCGACAGTGCAGCGCCGCCTACGACACGCTGGTCGAGCTGACCGTGCACATGAACGAGACGGGCCACTACCAAGATGACAACCGCAAGAAGGACAAGCTGCGCCCTGCCAGCTACTCAAAGCCCCGGAAGCGGGCTTTCCAGGATATGGACAAGGAGGACGCCCAGAAGGTTCTCAAGTGCATGTTTTGTGGCGACTCGTTCGATTCCCTCCAAGACCTGAGCGTCcacatgataaaaacaaaacattaccaAAAAGTGCCTTTGAAGGAGCCAGTCCCAACCATTTCCTCGAAAATGGTCACTCCAGCCAAGAAACGCGTCTTCGACGTCAACCGGCCGTGTTCCCCTGATTCGACCACGGGCTCGCTGGCGGACCCGTTCTCCTCCCAGAAGCCTGCCGGCCTGCAGCTCTCCTCCAACAACCGCTACGGCTACCAGAACGGCGCCAGCTACACGTGGCAGTTCGAGGCCTGCAAGTCCCAGATCCTCAAGTGCATGGAGTGCGGGAGCTCACACGACACCCTGCAGCAGCTCACCACCCACATGATGGTCACCGGCCACTTCCTCAAGGTCACCAGCTCGGCCTCCAAGAAGGGCAAGCAGCTGGTGCTGGACCCCCTGGCCGTGGAGAAGATGCAGTCGCTGTCCGACACCCCGAGCAGTGACTCGCTCGCTCCCAAGCCTTCGGGTAACTCTGCTTCCGAGGGGGCAGCCCCAACCCCCGAGCTGAAGAAAGAGGGCAAGAAGGAGAAACCGGAGGAGAGCAATAAGGATGAGAAAGGCATGAAACGGGAGGAGTATGACGATCCCCTGCAAAAGCCTTTAGACCCCACCGTGAAATATCAGTATCTGAGGGAGGAGGACCTGGAGGACGGCTCCAAGGGCGGAGGGGACATTCTGAAGTCACTGGAAAATACCGTCACCACAGCCATCAACAAGGCCCAGAACGGGGCTCCCAGCTGGAGCGCGTACCCCAGCATCCACGCAGCCTACCAGCTGTCTGAGGGCGCCAAGCCTGCTCTGCCCCTGGGATCCCAGGTCCTGCAGATCCGGCCTAACCTCCCCAACAAGCTGAGGCCCATTGCCCCCAAGTGGAAAGTGATGCCGCTGGTCTCCGTGCCCGCCAACCTGGCCCCATACACCCAAGTGAAGAAGGAGCCGGACGACAAAGAGGAAGCCGCCAAGGAGTGCGGGAAAGAGAGCCCCCAGGAGGAGGCGTCGCCTTTCAGCCACAGCGATGGGGACGCTTTCGCCAAAAACGAAACCCCGTCGGAATCCAAGAAGGCCGAGCCTTGCCTGCTGAAggaggaggccaggctgggggaggagggcggcGAGCCGGAGAAACGCGCGCCCCTGGAGCCCGCGCCCTCTCTCAGCAACGGGTGCGCGCTGCCCCCGCGGGCGCCGGCCCTGCCGTGCATCAACCCGCTCAGCGCCCTGCAGTCCGTCCTCAACAACCACCTGGGCAAGGCCACGGAACCCCTGCGCTCCCCTTCCTGCTCCAGCCCGAGCTCAAGCACAATTTCGATGTTCCACAAGTCGGCTCTCAGCGTCATGGACAAGCCGGGCCTGAGTCCCGCCCCCACGCGGCCGGCCAGCGTGTCCAGGCGCTACCTGTTCGAGAGCAACGATCAGCCCATCGACCTGACCAAGTCCAAGAGCAAGAAAGCCGAGTCCTCGCAAGCACAATCCTGCACGTCCCCCCCTCAGAAGCACGCTCTGTCTGACATCGCCGACATGGTCAAGGTCCTCCCCAAGGCCACCACGCCCAAGCCCGCCGCTTCCTCGCGCGGGCCCCCCGTGAAGCTGGAAATGGACGTCCGGCGCTTCGAGGACGTCTCCAGCGAGGTGTCCACGTTGCATAAGAGGAAAGGCCGGCAGTCCAACTGGAACCCTCAGCATCTCCTGATTCTGCAGGCGCAGTTCGCCTCCAGCCTCTTCCAGACGTCCGAGGGCAAGTACCTGCTCTCCGACCTGGGCCCTCAGGAGCGCATGCAGATCTCCAAGTTCACCGGGCTCTCCATGACCACCATCAGCCACTGGCTGGCCAACGTCAAGTACCAGCTGAGGAAAACAGGAGGGACAAAGTTTCTGAAAAACATGGACAAGGGACACCCTATCTTTTATTGCAGTGACTGTGCCTCCCAGTTCAGAACGCCTTCTACCTACATCAGTCACTTAGAGTCGCACCTGGGTTTCCAAATGAAGGACATGACCCGCGTGGCCGTGGAACAGCAAAGCAAGGCGGAACCAGAGATCTCCCGGGTGTCGTCGGCTCAGAGGTCTCCGGAAACCATAGCTGGCGAAGAGGACACAGACTCTAAATTCAAGT